AGTTGTCAACAACATACTAAGAGAAGCAGTAGAATCAAGAAGACATTACCTGGCCTTCTAGCAGAGATTCCTCCAGAAATGCAATGATGAGCAAAATAGCAGCAAAGCCACCAGAAACAAAAGAGATAAACTTGGCAATTATTGATATGATAGGCGACGGGAATTGCTTAAGATAATCAGTGGCATGCACCACACTGCTGTTGATCCGATGCTTGAACAAATGGTCAACCTGTAACAAAGAAGTGTTTCAAGGAATCATACATGAGTAAACAAAGAACATCATATACATCCTACATCCTCATGTAATAGCCAACAAAAAGACAGTATTAAAGTAACGTCCTGAAGTTAAATTAAAGATAGGGTCCTATATTTCAACTTTTGCACAGGATACTCTTGACAGTTGACACTAGATCCCACATTGGGCTTACACcagaaagagagggaaaaaaaaaaggggaagaaaaaacGGCATTTAAAGTAATGTATGTATAAGTGATATAATATACCTCATTGAATTCCCTAAAAGTCCACTTTGCCAAGTTCGACCATCTTCGGGATGATGCTGTGCTTGGATGATTACAGAATTGTTCAGCATGTCGCAGGAAAAGATACACCAGCATGAATATAACAAGAAATGGAGAAAGTAGCAGCATTGCTAGGCCAACTACCATAAGCCTTTTCTTCAGTGTTTTAGGATTAGAAATGAAGTCCCTTCTAACACAAAAGTTTCTGAAGAAAGAACGAAGATTCTagtaaaaaaaagataatataaCCAACAAACTATCTATTATGACCAACACCATCCAATGGAAGTTAAAGcttaaacaagaaaaaaagaacagcAACAGAAAAAATGCAGGCACCATGTTCTTAGGATTTATGTTTATCAACACCAAAGAACATACACATGAATAAACAACACAATGTAGAGTTCTCCCATCAAAAATTTCATGACATGAATTTAGTAATTAAATCTACAAAATATGAACCCACTTTTTCCGAATTAACCATATAAAATCCCCATTGCTGCCATTCTACTCAATCAATAGCAATCTATTAGAAAAATATCAGGCATATATCGAAAATTGGAAGAATTCATCAAATTAATATGACTAAATGCTCTACAGAAATGAACAATCAAAACTAGTCAATGTAGAAAGAAATCCAATAAACATTTAGCATACCGATCAAACATGCTCTGTAGTATGCACCAATTTAAGGTCCACTCAAGGGTTTTTGTTAGTATTAGGCGATTCTGTTTTCCATTAGAACCACATCTGATGGTCGGACCAATCCCTGGGACCCACTGAGAGAATGGGAAAGCAAGCACCCCTTTGTTCAGCATCCCAATCAAGTAGTTCTCCTTCCGCATCAAGCGCATTACGACATCATGCGCAGAAAGATCCTTCACCACACAGAGCTGCTGTGTGCTTTGTAATTGAACAACCTTTTCAAGAATTGTTGCCCATGGCATGGTTTGGATTTCATTGTCCGTAACATGCAAACtgaaaaaaatatgataagCTTACATGTTGGATTTATATCAAACTTGATAAAACAAGAGGGTTTCACATCAAATCCAAAAGTTATGATTTGACAATGCTTTTTGTAAACATCGAATTTAGACTCACCTGTTGTAATAGAAGTGACGGATTCCTAGAGTGACCTTTAACTGagaaaaaaacctaaaaaaacaGAAGATCCAATAAATGGAAAATAACCCCAAATATACAACAATAATGGCCTTGGAAAGTGTTAGGGGAGTTAGTGGGTGTTGACGAAGAGCTTCTTTAGCAAGATCACAAGGCTTAGTTCCAGATTCGATCGCATCCATGCCACACTTTGCATTACGAAGACCATTCCAGTCtacaaataataagaaaaatccGGAGAAACAAATAGTGAAACTCAGGCTCAGAAGCTCAACTATCCACTTTATGATAATGCACCAAAGCCCTTTCTCACAGTAGTAGCCGTATATCCTTTCAAAAAACAGGTCCAAATCAGCAATTGGTTCCACGTTCAAGCTCTCACCATTAAGAAGCCCAGAAGGGCTCTCGCTTCCGGGACTTGGTACCCTTCCATAATCAGACAACTCAATCTCAGGACGCACATCCTGAAGCAATCCTGTCCTCAAGGATGATTCACCATGCCATTTCCATTTGAAAATGTTGAGATCATTAGAACCCGTTTGCCCACTGAACATCATTCAGAAACAACTTCAGCAGGCAAAAACAACCAGTCCATTCCCCAGGAGTATTTTAAAGAAAGATTCTGTGAGAACAATGAAACAATAACCCCTTCTGTCAGCATTTATGATAAAGATCACATATAACAAAGAGTAAgagaaaaacaataataatcaaAACATGAAAGATTGCCACAACCCCCACCAACCAGccccaaaagaaaataaataaccaaaataaataaataaagttgtTTAAGTTGCATGAACTTCAGCTTCTTTTAGTTCAACAGTTTGGGATTCAAAAAACAGACAAATATTTTTATTCCTTTGGAATGCAAAAGAAGACAAACATAAATACGACACACCCACATCAACCTAAAAGATAAAAAATGAAACTTGTCTTCAAAGTTTAATGTCTCATGCATATTGAAACTATCTTCATCTATTTTAGTTGTTTCCTCATGCAAATGAATGGCAAGTATCTGTCGATTCCTCAAATCCAGTCCTACAACTTCATCAATTCTATATTTCTATTTCAGCACCAATATATACTACCTCCAATAATCCTGAAAATGTAGCAGTAAAAACATAAGCATAAGATTCTCAGGAAATGCAGCTCACAGGAAATGAGAAACTAAATTGGACAGGAACAGGACCAATAAACATGCTTGTGAATTACAAAACACCACCAACCCTTTTGCTCAATCCAAAGACTTGGaacaagaaattcacaattttaaactttagtGTTACAACATTTGTTTTATTGACTAAATGGCCGAACTTTATAACTAGTTTAAGGCTTATTATAAGTATTGCAAAAAAGAATCAATAGCATCTGCTAACATATTGACATCTATTGACATCAGAGCAGCCAAGGCCAGCCAAATCATGCCATGGAGATCACCAGCCACCGGTAAGAAATTTTAGTGGCACCAATAAGTCTCAAATACCGTTCCTATTCAGTGTGATCATGTGAATTAACAGTTTACCCATCATGTCATAACACACTGGCATGCCctccaaaaatattttattattgtttaatGATGAAGCTAAAATATATTGACAACGTTAAAAGAAATACAAAGATAACATGTTCAGTGTCCAATAACATAGGCACCTCTATGGAAAATTTTGCTAAACAATAGTGTAAGCTCTCAGTGTCTCCCACAGCCATCCACACTAAATACTGTGATTTAACCGCATCAAAGATAACAATTAGCAACAAGATTACTTTAGGAGAGGTAGAAAAATATTGTTCCCTACACTAAAGTTGGTGCAAGTGAGACAATGCCAGAGGTTGGAAGTCTAAAAAAAACCTCCCAATGTAATCAAGACCTCGCCAAGGAAAGGTTAAGAAGCCGATACATTTTTTGGAGATGTAATCAGCCGTTATAGTTAGAAAACACAAAACTTCTAAATGACAGGATAAATTTTcaagaaagaataaaaattgGAGCTTTCTCCCAGCAGAATTcagaataataattaaaaaaattcaataaatataaatttcttGACCTCCCAAGGCTGATAAAACACCTTGCCACAAAGGcacaaacaaaaagaacatATTTTTGGTGAGTTTGAAATCAGCATTGAAGTCAACTTCAAATGCTGATTTCAAATACTCTTAATCCCTTAAAACTTCCTTATCTCAGAagcagaggaaaaaaaatgcgGGACAATATCACgccaaaatattcaaaaattcaGTGCAGAAGCGACAAAAGAGGAAATTACCTGCTGCCCACGAACGAAGAGCTCCGATTAAGCGAACAGACAATCAAACGCAGGTACCGAACTTTGAAATTACGTGGTACCCAGTAAAATTTATATCACCCAGAATCCAAAACAAAAGGATATCAATCGAACAGTTGAAGCAAGGATTGATTGCAGAGAAAACCCGAAAGAGAGGGGCGGGGGGTTTGGTTGCGTGGAAGAAAAGCAGATTTTGTTGagaattattttgattaatatttgaTTGCTGTGTGAGATTGATCAGAAGGAGACATGGAGGCGAATACTTCGTTCTTTATATGCTTTGTTGGCTTCAAAATCCTTCTGTGTAGAAGACGAACATCTCACACTCCACCTCGTAATCGTAAATATGCCAGCCGACTGCGTTATGGGTTATGGCGAGTTGGCGACTCCTCTGCGGAAAACGTGGATTTTGGACTTGGAATTCAATTGGGCTGGGCCTTCTTCACCGCCCCAGTAAATTATGAGGCCCATATACAACCAATACCGAAGAATTTCGCGGGAGGCGATCTATTTGGCGGGAGACACGTGGCAATCAGCCAAGCGAGAACCACCTCAGGGTTCGCGCCAAAGGAAAGTCCCGAaatacttgagccttcgtgtttATTCAACCCTAGCCCCAAATCGACGTGAAATCTACCGTTTTCCGTCGTTGAGTGTGTAATCAATGAGTTCTTCACTGTCGACGCCTTCGAAATCGTATCTGAAGAGAGCAGTTCAATCTTTCCAGAGCCCTAATCCGCTAAGCTCGCTAAAGACCCCAGACAAGCAACCGGCACCGCTCACTCGCCGTGGTCGGAATCATGGCGTTGCGCTCTCCATTAAGGAGATCCGTCAGATCGCTCAAACACGGGCCCAGCAAAATCCAACGGACCAAATCAAACCAGTACGGAGGCAGATCGCTTCGTGGTCTGATGAGACACTTTCTGACGTTAAACCTGAGAGGACCATCGACGAGTCAGCCAAACTACCATTAAAGTACGATTCGTTGTTTTTGTTGagtttgcttttgattttttggtgATCGTGGTAATAATTTTAGGGGTTTTTTTTGGCAGGTATGAGATGTTGGGTGAGttttttgattgcttggatAGTTCTATCCGTTTGCTAAGGTTGAAAGGCTCGACTACCATTTTCACCAATATTTGCCCCAAAATTGAGTGTTTGACTGATAGGTATCtactatttagtactcttgtttaattttttcTGTCTATATCACTTCTGATTCTTGCTCTCTTCTGTTTGGTTcctgagaaaaagaaagaatgttGGAAAGTGATTATCTTGTTTATTGTATTCTTTGCATTCTTTTATGTCTATGTGATTTTGTGCTGAAATTGGATCTAGAATTTTATATGTTCTCATTTCTTAATTGTGATGTTTGTAGGAGGTTTTCACACGGTCACTTGGCTCAATTGAAGTATATTTTACCAGAGGCAATTGAGATAAAGAGAGTGCCCAAGTTTGATGAGCAGACCAGTCGTATGAAACCGGATCTCCATGTATCAGTAAATGTTGATGCAATGGAGTTTGATGAGAAGTTGAAGGAGAGTAGAAATTTAGAATTGAGGAAGATCTTCCATGGCAGGCTCTTCGATTTCTATGAAGCCCATCCTGAGGTGTATATTTTTCATCTTTTCCCCATGTATTGAAAGATGGATTGCCTGCTGTTTGTGTATTGATTATGGGTTTAAGTGCTATTTCTTCTATTTTTAATGTTCATGGGCCCTCAAACACCCTTCTTATGCACTCAGGGGAATGATATTCCACAGGCAACATTGCCAGAGCCCTTCAATTGGTCAAAGAAAGTTCTGAATTCAGATATTAGTACAGCCCGCACCTTATCATTATCCATGGAGACATCGAGATCACCTAATGAACTTACCGACCCAGGGTCAGCATCATCTGTTGTCACATCAACTGAAGCACCAGAAATTCAGCAATCAGCTGTGGCATCTCATCTATCTCGTTCTTTCCGAAGGCACTTTTCTCAGAAGGTTTCGAAGAACGATACAGAGAAAACTGGCTGGAAGTCATCAACTGTTTCAATCCCAAATCCAGTTTCGCTTGTGCAAGAGCCATGCTTCAGCAAAATGTCCTCTAGCATTGAAGTCAACGAGTCGGGTGCTACATCCCCAGCTAATATTTTGTCCAAGTCTACTGGCAGTGGGATACCTTCTGAAGTCTTTGCTTCTCCAGCTTGCTTGCCTTCATCCTCTGAGTCTGCTACTCCAAAAAAGGCAATAGACTTAAAAACGAGTGAAGGCTGTATTGCCAAAGTAGATGACATCCAATCAACTCCTGCAAAATTTGCAGCTACGCCTGTTAGGCTGATGACAGCCACTCCCACTTTGCAGCCGCCTAAGAGATGCTATATGAGCCCTGATGATGATTCTATATGCTTACAAGACAAACTAGTTAGGCGGCCATCCCGTACGAGGTCATTAAAATTTGACACTCCTGTGAAGAATGAGAAGCTTGAGGATCAAATAAATGACATTGAGGGCATTTCGGTT
This genomic stretch from Tripterygium wilfordii isolate XIE 37 chromosome 22, ASM1340144v1, whole genome shotgun sequence harbors:
- the LOC119991685 gene encoding CDT1-like protein a, chloroplastic isoform X1 translates to MSSSLSTPSKSYLKRAVQSFQSPNPLSSLKTPDKQPAPLTRRGRNHGVALSIKEIRQIAQTRAQQNPTDQIKPVRRQIASWSDETLSDVKPERTIDESAKLPLKYEMLGEFFDCLDSSIRLLRLKGSTTIFTNICPKIECLTDRRFSHGHLAQLKYILPEAIEIKRVPKFDEQTSRMKPDLHVSVNVDAMEFDEKLKESRNLELRKIFHGRLFDFYEAHPEGNDIPQATLPEPFNWSKKVLNSDISTARTLSLSMETSRSPNELTDPGSASSVVTSTEAPEIQQSAVASHLSRSFRRHFSQKVSKNDTEKTGWKSSTVSIPNPVSLVQEPCFSKMSSSIEVNESGATSPANILSKSTGSGIPSEVFASPACLPSSSESATPKKAIDLKTSEGCIAKVDDIQSTPAKFAATPVRLMTATPTLQPPKRCYMSPDDDSICLQDKLVRRPSRTRSLKFDTPVKNEKLEDQINDIEGISVVDNIHHILPERLLQLIREKERNVTEERDPAISQAKRRRQMIACLPKLFNMIHFLFQSIGRSVITKEELIHKIIASPCDIIDRREVEEQLKLLLELAPEWISEKLASSGDLLVRIDKISNPELICTRLEEAK
- the LOC119991685 gene encoding CDT1-like protein a, chloroplastic isoform X2; amino-acid sequence: MSSSLSTPSKSYLKRAVQSFQSPNPLSSLKTPDKQPAPLTRRGRNHGVALSIKEIRQIAQTRAQQNPTDQIKPVRRQIASWSDETLSDVKPERTIDESAKLPLKRFSHGHLAQLKYILPEAIEIKRVPKFDEQTSRMKPDLHVSVNVDAMEFDEKLKESRNLELRKIFHGRLFDFYEAHPEGNDIPQATLPEPFNWSKKVLNSDISTARTLSLSMETSRSPNELTDPGSASSVVTSTEAPEIQQSAVASHLSRSFRRHFSQKVSKNDTEKTGWKSSTVSIPNPVSLVQEPCFSKMSSSIEVNESGATSPANILSKSTGSGIPSEVFASPACLPSSSESATPKKAIDLKTSEGCIAKVDDIQSTPAKFAATPVRLMTATPTLQPPKRCYMSPDDDSICLQDKLVRRPSRTRSLKFDTPVKNEKLEDQINDIEGISVVDNIHHILPERLLQLIREKERNVTEERDPAISQAKRRRQMIACLPKLFNMIHFLFQSIGRSVITKEELIHKIIASPCDIIDRREVEEQLKLLLELAPEWISEKLASSGDLLVRIDKISNPELICTRLEEAK